A region of Necator americanus strain Aroian chromosome I, whole genome shotgun sequence DNA encodes the following proteins:
- a CDS encoding hypothetical protein (NECATOR_CHRI.G1273.T2), giving the protein MRGRTLASLNASPLLDCSTYVQINIYDTNIKTLREMGVDIEHVLKHTGFRSLVMDVPLLSQKACEFSSTEKQHHMNSLRYFGERSPSSAAVSTADCSRASYDTSSPEVTVGSCSHQNEGKTRPFDGVIKEEKHSEPNGEVAELLGPRSGLFTATTGHVSCSDDDTFQDCIQEPEKIAVHHKVAGSEVPSNAASSIREFSRVDTMSLLPFSEYNVGESQLNSITRMEPDRSFIISSGHAPKVPCSVPVNPLMSTEAMLSECDDRRKDGIFDDILSIKSSNEYQTSGIVAESDAPYTLTDLTLSTNTDIIKTAERIPNERENDTSPNGQLDDDVIFQDCIQRSDEDDVTDTGAPMTQQRRKRARRSSGTFQNSHRNLQNSMEESTHDTHTTKRNCSVSSRPQNERIFQCKFPFCLVKISWRPRYGKNRLVDHVRLHWGKKVKKCNLCDYAAPHWRKVQLHHKRFHSDVKFTGVRSLETREDMEELMALWKQCFPELGDEMDWQYCITFS; this is encoded by the exons ATGAGGGGGCGAACGTTGGCGTCATTAAACGCATCGCCGTTATTGGACTGCTCGACATATGTGCAGATTAACATCTACGACACAAATATAAAAACCCTTCGAGAGATGGGCGTCGACATAGAGCATGTGCTT aaacACACAGGATTCCGTTCTCTGGTTATGGATGTGCCTCTTCTTAGTCAGAAAGCATGTGAATTTTCGTCCacagaaaaacaacatcatATGAATTCACTACGTTATTTTGGAGAACGTAGTCCCAGTTCAGCTGCTGTGTCTACTGCT GATTGTTCTCGTGCATCATACGACACTTCCTCGCCTGAAGTTACAGTTGGTTCATGTTCACATCAGAATGAAGGCAAGACCAGACCATTTGATGGTGTGATAAAG gaagagaagcaTAGCGAACCAAATGGCGAAGTCGCTGAGTTGCTGGGACCACGTTCAGGACTGTTTACTGCCACGACTGGCCACGTATCATGTTCAG ATGATGATACTTTCCAAGATTGCATCCAAGAACCGGAAAAGATTGCAGTTCATCACAAAGTTGCCGGATCCGAAGTACCTTCCAATGCTGCCTCATCTATTAGAGAGTTCTCGCGTGTAGACACTATGTCGTTGCTACCATTTAGCGAATATAATGTAGGAGAATCTCAACTGAATAGCATCACTCGAATGGAGCCGGATCGTTCATTTATAATTTCATCAGGACACGCTCCCAAAGTTCCATGTAGTGTTCCCGTAAATCCCTTGATGTCAACGGAAGCAATGCTTTCTGAATGTGACGATAGGAGAAAAGACGGAATATTTGATGATATTCTCTCCATAAAAAGCTCGAATGAATACCAAACAAGTGGAATTGTCGCTGAATCTGACGCTCCGTATACCCTGACAGATCTCACTCTCAGCACCAACACTGACATAATAAAGACAGCTGAGAGAATCCCTAACGAGCGCGAGAACGACACTAGTCCAAACGGGCAGTTAGATGATGACGTAATATTCCAAGATTGCATACAAAGATCTGATGAAGACGATGTTACTGACACTGGAGCGCCTATGACACAGCAACGGCGCAAGCGCGCTCGTCGCTCCTCGGGTACATTTCAGAACTCACACAGAAATCTGCAAAACAGTATGGAAGAG AGTACACATGATACACATACTACAAAGCGGAACTGCTCCGTGTCGTCACGACCGCAAAATGAACGGATCTTTCAGTGCAAGTTCCCA TTTTGTCTGGTAAAGATTAGTTGGAGGCCAAGATACGGTAAAAATCGACTCGTGGATCATGTCAGATTACATTGGGGCAAGAAAGTCAAGAAATGCAATTTGTGTGATTACGCAGCTCCACACTGGCGAAAG GTGCAGCTTCACCATAAACGCTTTCACAGTGATGTTAAATTTACAGGAGTTCGTTCTCTCGA AACAAGGGAGGATATGGAAGAGTTAATGGCTTTGTGGAAGCAGTGCTTTCCTG AACTTGGTGATGAAATGGATTGGCAATACTGCATTACTTTCTCGTAA
- a CDS encoding hypothetical protein (NECATOR_CHRI.G1273.T1): protein MRGRTLASLNASPLLDCSTYVQINIYDTNIKTLREMGVDIEHVLKHTGFRSLVMDVPLLSQKACEFSSTEKQHHMNSLRYFGERSPSSAAVSTADCSRASYDTSSPEVTVGSCSHQNEGKTRPFDGVIKEEKHSEPNGEVAELLGPRSGLFTATTGHVSCSDDDTFQDCIQEPEKIAVHHKVAGSEVPSNAASSIREFSRVDTMSLLPFSEYNVGESQLNSITRMEPDRSFIISSGHAPKVPCSVPVNPLMSTEAMLSECDDRRKDGIFDDILSIKSSNEYQTSGIVAESDAPYTLTDLTLSTNTDIIKTAERIPNERENDTSPNGQLDDDVIFQDCIQRSDEDDVTDTGAPMTQQRRKRARRSSGTFQNSHRNLQNSMEESTHDTHTTKRNCSVSSRPQNERIFQCKFPFCLVKISWRPRYGKNRLVDHVRLHWGKKVKKCNLCDYAAPHWRKVQLHHKRFHSDVKFTGVRSLETREDMEELMALWKQCFPGAVMEEFCDTMLARDKRTSPGLLCIASLEGFS from the exons ATGAGGGGGCGAACGTTGGCGTCATTAAACGCATCGCCGTTATTGGACTGCTCGACATATGTGCAGATTAACATCTACGACACAAATATAAAAACCCTTCGAGAGATGGGCGTCGACATAGAGCATGTGCTT aaacACACAGGATTCCGTTCTCTGGTTATGGATGTGCCTCTTCTTAGTCAGAAAGCATGTGAATTTTCGTCCacagaaaaacaacatcatATGAATTCACTACGTTATTTTGGAGAACGTAGTCCCAGTTCAGCTGCTGTGTCTACTGCT GATTGTTCTCGTGCATCATACGACACTTCCTCGCCTGAAGTTACAGTTGGTTCATGTTCACATCAGAATGAAGGCAAGACCAGACCATTTGATGGTGTGATAAAG gaagagaagcaTAGCGAACCAAATGGCGAAGTCGCTGAGTTGCTGGGACCACGTTCAGGACTGTTTACTGCCACGACTGGCCACGTATCATGTTCAG ATGATGATACTTTCCAAGATTGCATCCAAGAACCGGAAAAGATTGCAGTTCATCACAAAGTTGCCGGATCCGAAGTACCTTCCAATGCTGCCTCATCTATTAGAGAGTTCTCGCGTGTAGACACTATGTCGTTGCTACCATTTAGCGAATATAATGTAGGAGAATCTCAACTGAATAGCATCACTCGAATGGAGCCGGATCGTTCATTTATAATTTCATCAGGACACGCTCCCAAAGTTCCATGTAGTGTTCCCGTAAATCCCTTGATGTCAACGGAAGCAATGCTTTCTGAATGTGACGATAGGAGAAAAGACGGAATATTTGATGATATTCTCTCCATAAAAAGCTCGAATGAATACCAAACAAGTGGAATTGTCGCTGAATCTGACGCTCCGTATACCCTGACAGATCTCACTCTCAGCACCAACACTGACATAATAAAGACAGCTGAGAGAATCCCTAACGAGCGCGAGAACGACACTAGTCCAAACGGGCAGTTAGATGATGACGTAATATTCCAAGATTGCATACAAAGATCTGATGAAGACGATGTTACTGACACTGGAGCGCCTATGACACAGCAACGGCGCAAGCGCGCTCGTCGCTCCTCGGGTACATTTCAGAACTCACACAGAAATCTGCAAAACAGTATGGAAGAG AGTACACATGATACACATACTACAAAGCGGAACTGCTCCGTGTCGTCACGACCGCAAAATGAACGGATCTTTCAGTGCAAGTTCCCA TTTTGTCTGGTAAAGATTAGTTGGAGGCCAAGATACGGTAAAAATCGACTCGTGGATCATGTCAGATTACATTGGGGCAAGAAAGTCAAGAAATGCAATTTGTGTGATTACGCAGCTCCACACTGGCGAAAG GTGCAGCTTCACCATAAACGCTTTCACAGTGATGTTAAATTTACAGGAGTTCGTTCTCTCGA AACAAGGGAGGATATGGAAGAGTTAATGGCTTTGTGGAAGCAGTGCTTTCCTG GTGCTGTCATGGAAGAGTTCTGTGATACCATGCTGGCACGAGATAAACGCACTAGTCCGGGCTTGTTGTGTATAGCCTCACTAGAAGGCTTCAGTTGA
- a CDS encoding hypothetical protein (NECATOR_CHRI.G1273.T3), protein MRGRTLASLNASPLLDCSTYVQINIYDTNIKTLREMGVDIEHVLKHTGFRSLVMDVPLLSQKACEFSSTEKQHHMNSLRYFGERSPSSAAVSTADCSRASYDTSSPEVTVGSCSHQNEGKTRPFDGVIKEEKHSEPNGEVAELLGPRSGLFTATTGHVSCSDDDTFQDCIQEPEKIAVHHKVAGSEVPSNAASSIREFSRVDTMSLLPFSEYNVGESQLNSITRMEPDRSFIISSGHAPKVPCSVPVNPLMSTEAMLSECDDRRKDGIFDDILSIKSSNEYQTSGIVAESDAPYTLTDLTLSTNTDIIKTAERIPNERENDTSPNGQLDDDVIFQDCIQRSDEDDVTDTGAPMTQQRRKRARRSSGTFQNSHRNLQNSMEESTHDTHTTKRNCSVSSRPQNERIFQCKFPFCLVKISWRPRYGKNRLVDHVRLHWGKKVKKCNLCDYAAPHWRKVQLHHKRFHSDVKFTGVRSLETREDMEELMALWKQCFPDGRLGTSEALKDHRRISSCQCIKVDSEFDRI, encoded by the exons ATGAGGGGGCGAACGTTGGCGTCATTAAACGCATCGCCGTTATTGGACTGCTCGACATATGTGCAGATTAACATCTACGACACAAATATAAAAACCCTTCGAGAGATGGGCGTCGACATAGAGCATGTGCTT aaacACACAGGATTCCGTTCTCTGGTTATGGATGTGCCTCTTCTTAGTCAGAAAGCATGTGAATTTTCGTCCacagaaaaacaacatcatATGAATTCACTACGTTATTTTGGAGAACGTAGTCCCAGTTCAGCTGCTGTGTCTACTGCT GATTGTTCTCGTGCATCATACGACACTTCCTCGCCTGAAGTTACAGTTGGTTCATGTTCACATCAGAATGAAGGCAAGACCAGACCATTTGATGGTGTGATAAAG gaagagaagcaTAGCGAACCAAATGGCGAAGTCGCTGAGTTGCTGGGACCACGTTCAGGACTGTTTACTGCCACGACTGGCCACGTATCATGTTCAG ATGATGATACTTTCCAAGATTGCATCCAAGAACCGGAAAAGATTGCAGTTCATCACAAAGTTGCCGGATCCGAAGTACCTTCCAATGCTGCCTCATCTATTAGAGAGTTCTCGCGTGTAGACACTATGTCGTTGCTACCATTTAGCGAATATAATGTAGGAGAATCTCAACTGAATAGCATCACTCGAATGGAGCCGGATCGTTCATTTATAATTTCATCAGGACACGCTCCCAAAGTTCCATGTAGTGTTCCCGTAAATCCCTTGATGTCAACGGAAGCAATGCTTTCTGAATGTGACGATAGGAGAAAAGACGGAATATTTGATGATATTCTCTCCATAAAAAGCTCGAATGAATACCAAACAAGTGGAATTGTCGCTGAATCTGACGCTCCGTATACCCTGACAGATCTCACTCTCAGCACCAACACTGACATAATAAAGACAGCTGAGAGAATCCCTAACGAGCGCGAGAACGACACTAGTCCAAACGGGCAGTTAGATGATGACGTAATATTCCAAGATTGCATACAAAGATCTGATGAAGACGATGTTACTGACACTGGAGCGCCTATGACACAGCAACGGCGCAAGCGCGCTCGTCGCTCCTCGGGTACATTTCAGAACTCACACAGAAATCTGCAAAACAGTATGGAAGAG AGTACACATGATACACATACTACAAAGCGGAACTGCTCCGTGTCGTCACGACCGCAAAATGAACGGATCTTTCAGTGCAAGTTCCCA TTTTGTCTGGTAAAGATTAGTTGGAGGCCAAGATACGGTAAAAATCGACTCGTGGATCATGTCAGATTACATTGGGGCAAGAAAGTCAAGAAATGCAATTTGTGTGATTACGCAGCTCCACACTGGCGAAAG GTGCAGCTTCACCATAAACGCTTTCACAGTGATGTTAAATTTACAGGAGTTCGTTCTCTCGA AACAAGGGAGGATATGGAAGAGTTAATGGCTTTGTGGAAGCAGTGCTTTCCTG ATGGTAGGCTTGGTACCAGTGAAGCCCTGAAGGATCACCGGAGAATCAGTTCGTGTCAATGTATTAAAGTTGATTCAGAATTCGACCGCATCtaa
- a CDS encoding hypothetical protein (NECATOR_CHRI.G1274.T1), whose protein sequence is MGGVAIRTATLHCTASSAADYATVRASCRFELTIGNKAMTCLQTIFSRNLKNIPSISAEAQIRNEKPVPISSIATVQREHLRNVICTSLACWLSSSDLHGKAIDPIKISQF, encoded by the exons atgggtggcgtagcgatccgaaccgctacgctccactgcaccgcatcgagcgcagccgatTACGccactgtccgtgcttcatgtcgttttgagctaACTATAG GTAATAAAGCGATGACATGTCTGCAAACGATTTTCTCTCGAAATCTGAAGAATATCCCATCAATCTCAGCGGAGGCTCAG ATCCGTAACGAGAAACCAGTGCCAATTTCATCCATCGCCACAGTCCAGCGAGAACATCTAAGAAATGTCATTTGTACTTCGCTTGCTTGCTGGTTAAGTTCTTCAGACTTGCATGGCAAGG CCATTGATCCGATCAAAATCTCGCAATTTTAG
- a CDS encoding hypothetical protein (NECATOR_CHRI.G1274.T2) codes for MTCLQTIFSRNLKNIPSISAEAQIRNEKPVPISSIATVQREHLRNVICTSLACWLSSSDLHGKAIDPIKISQF; via the exons ATGACATGTCTGCAAACGATTTTCTCTCGAAATCTGAAGAATATCCCATCAATCTCAGCGGAGGCTCAG ATCCGTAACGAGAAACCAGTGCCAATTTCATCCATCGCCACAGTCCAGCGAGAACATCTAAGAAATGTCATTTGTACTTCGCTTGCTTGCTGGTTAAGTTCTTCAGACTTGCATGGCAAGG CCATTGATCCGATCAAAATCTCGCAATTTTAG
- a CDS encoding hypothetical protein (NECATOR_CHRI.G1275.T2) produces the protein MTKRARRTHPNKFVPKATVRSADEREHAWTCQLTNIVSHSTFAHQDKTMQTRSTTNNVKTTRDIADRIHKQTVSNSNQIAPPPEEVAQQSSEQDQDPVVIVSNRDSTTSQQIFVQDNIGHEEVKMVRASQSGGSLMMSTSQHNIRQGHRNEEARGRLFCVGISTQTKSSKNLDYVRLSSGEGITLYCKADTSVPFTFRFGDECHPNMRIRVRPEYTEDRYSNKTVERCPNHLVKDNTETRNHFLRCEHPDTEYLGSEDAFAVRIPMCESTGFFFTCFSSCSGGINRRPVQLTFVLEDNDGRAVDTCFVALKVCANPLRDASKENGRFEPRIVDFNGERDVYGAALHRKRAQRFTGEIIKRPRYRGYSDENCHVYEIHLTDIRKVRKVLWMLMNEEKFDQLMSLEKEGIPYREICVLTADTTIKAWLSRSEIGLGSLAVDFERNSIYTLGDLSRVYRHDTFSRFGFTTEQCVLLNRVFQEWNQLNRAIATGQMSVSNGLGHYPHMKVVYNPHIAGKRLVISELLHHSRRHLSILVKQKFSGYRSF, from the exons ATGACTAAACGT GCGCGACGAACGCATCCAAACAAGTTTGTGCCCAAAGCTACTGTTCGCAGCGCGGATGAGCGCGAACATGCATGGACATGTCAACTG ACGAACATCGTCAGTCATTCAACGTTCGCACATCAGGACAAGACGATGCAGACACGTTCGACCACCAACAACGTGAAGACAACACGTGATATTGCGGACAGAATACACAAACAAACG gtCAGCAACTCAAATCAAATAGCTCCACCACCAGAAGAAGTAGCTCAACAGTCATCAGAACAGGATCAGGATCCAGTTGTAATCGTGTCGAACCGTGACTCAACTACTTCACAACAGATTTTCGTACAA GACAACATCGGCCACGAGGAAGTAAAAATGGTACGTGCCTCGCAATCTGGTGGTTCACTTATGATGTCTACATCCCAACATAATATTCGCCAAGGACACAGGAATGAAGAGGC AAGAGGCAGACTGTTCTGTGTGGGAATTTCCACTCAGACGAAATCATCCAAGAATCTGGACTACGTG CGCCTCAGTTCGGGGGAAGGTATTACATTGTACTGTAAAGCGGATACTTCTGTACCTTTCACTTTTCGCTTCGGTGACGAGTGTCACCCTAATATGCGTATTCGTGTACGTCCAGAGTACACTGAAGATAGATACTCGAACAAGACCGTTGAGAGGTGTCCAAATCATCTGGTCAAAGATA ACACTGAAACTCGCAATCACTTCTTGAGATGCGAACATCCTGACACTGAGTACCTTGGTTCCGAGGATGCATTTGCTGTACGCATTCCCATGTGCGAATCGACAGGCTTTTTCTTCACCTGTTTCAGTTCCTGCTCTGGAGGAATAAATCGCCGTCCAGTACAGCTCACATTTGTACTAGAAGACAA TGATGGAAGAGCAGTTGATACTTGCTTCGTTGCTCTGAAAGTATGTGCTAATCCGTTGCGGGATGCATCCAAGGAAAATGGAAGATTTGAGCCTCGTATCGTGGACTTCAATGGTGAGAGGGACGTCTACG GGGCTGCACTGCATCGGAAGCGTGCTCAGAGGTTCACTGGCGAAATTATAAAACGGCCCCGTTATCGTGGCTATTCGGATGAGAATTGCCACGTGTACGAGATCCAT CTGACTGACATTAGAAAGGTGCGTAAAGTGCTGTGGATGTTGAtgaatgaagagaaatttgatcAGCTGATGAGTTTGGAGAAAGAGGGTATTCCATATCGTGAAATCTGTGTACTCACGGCTGATACAACAATAAAAGC ATGGCTCAGTCGGAGCGAAATAGGACTCGGCTCATTGGCAGTGGATTTTGAAAGGAATTCTATCTACACCCTCGGCGATCTATCCCGAGTTTATCGCCATGAT acatTCAGTCGTTTTGGCTTCACAACTGAACAATGTGTTTTACTGAATAGAGTATTCCAAGAATGGAATCAATTAAACAg AGCAATTGCTACGGGACAAATGAGCGTGAGCAATGGGCTCGGACATTACCCTCACAT GAAGGTCGTATACAATCCGCACATCGCCGGGAAGCGTCTCGTTATCTCGGAATTGTTACACCATTCTCGACGACATTTGAGTAT ACTTGTTAagcagaaattttctggatatagAAGTTTCTGA
- a CDS encoding hypothetical protein (NECATOR_CHRI.G1275.T1) has product MQTRSTTNNVKTTRDIADRIHKQTVSNSNQIAPPPEEVAQQSSEQDQDPVVIVSNRDSTTSQQIFVQDNIGHEEVKMVRASQSGGSLMMSTSQHNIRQGHRNEEARGRLFCVGISTQTKSSKNLDYVRLSSGEGITLYCKADTSVPFTFRFGDECHPNMRIRVRPEYTEDRYSNKTVERCPNHLVKDNTETRNHFLRCEHPDTEYLGSEDAFAVRIPMCESTGFFFTCFSSCSGGINRRPVQLTFVLEDNDGRAVDTCFVALKVCANPLRDASKENGRFEPRIVDFNGERDVYGAALHRKRAQRFTGEIIKRPRYRGYSDENCHVYEIHLTDIRKVRKVLWMLMNEEKFDQLMSLEKEGIPYREICVLTADTTIKAWLSRSEIGLGSLAVDFERNSIYTLGDLSRVYRHDTFSRFGFTTEQCVLLNRVFQEWNQLNRAIATGQMSVSNGLGHYPHM; this is encoded by the exons ATGCAGACACGTTCGACCACCAACAACGTGAAGACAACACGTGATATTGCGGACAGAATACACAAACAAACG gtCAGCAACTCAAATCAAATAGCTCCACCACCAGAAGAAGTAGCTCAACAGTCATCAGAACAGGATCAGGATCCAGTTGTAATCGTGTCGAACCGTGACTCAACTACTTCACAACAGATTTTCGTACAA GACAACATCGGCCACGAGGAAGTAAAAATGGTACGTGCCTCGCAATCTGGTGGTTCACTTATGATGTCTACATCCCAACATAATATTCGCCAAGGACACAGGAATGAAGAGGC AAGAGGCAGACTGTTCTGTGTGGGAATTTCCACTCAGACGAAATCATCCAAGAATCTGGACTACGTG CGCCTCAGTTCGGGGGAAGGTATTACATTGTACTGTAAAGCGGATACTTCTGTACCTTTCACTTTTCGCTTCGGTGACGAGTGTCACCCTAATATGCGTATTCGTGTACGTCCAGAGTACACTGAAGATAGATACTCGAACAAGACCGTTGAGAGGTGTCCAAATCATCTGGTCAAAGATA ACACTGAAACTCGCAATCACTTCTTGAGATGCGAACATCCTGACACTGAGTACCTTGGTTCCGAGGATGCATTTGCTGTACGCATTCCCATGTGCGAATCGACAGGCTTTTTCTTCACCTGTTTCAGTTCCTGCTCTGGAGGAATAAATCGCCGTCCAGTACAGCTCACATTTGTACTAGAAGACAA TGATGGAAGAGCAGTTGATACTTGCTTCGTTGCTCTGAAAGTATGTGCTAATCCGTTGCGGGATGCATCCAAGGAAAATGGAAGATTTGAGCCTCGTATCGTGGACTTCAATGGTGAGAGGGACGTCTACG GGGCTGCACTGCATCGGAAGCGTGCTCAGAGGTTCACTGGCGAAATTATAAAACGGCCCCGTTATCGTGGCTATTCGGATGAGAATTGCCACGTGTACGAGATCCAT CTGACTGACATTAGAAAGGTGCGTAAAGTGCTGTGGATGTTGAtgaatgaagagaaatttgatcAGCTGATGAGTTTGGAGAAAGAGGGTATTCCATATCGTGAAATCTGTGTACTCACGGCTGATACAACAATAAAAGC ATGGCTCAGTCGGAGCGAAATAGGACTCGGCTCATTGGCAGTGGATTTTGAAAGGAATTCTATCTACACCCTCGGCGATCTATCCCGAGTTTATCGCCATGAT acatTCAGTCGTTTTGGCTTCACAACTGAACAATGTGTTTTACTGAATAGAGTATTCCAAGAATGGAATCAATTAAACAg AGCAATTGCTACGGGACAAATGAGCGTGAGCAATGGGCTCGGACATTACCCTCACATGtaa
- a CDS encoding hypothetical protein (NECATOR_CHRI.G1276.T1) — translation MRTFASDERTLREENADGLDDEEMSRQWSDGEIYGRVTCNIDTTKSLGTAMVSLFREISGMVNGMSNNQRQSLHETTPRSRLEVELLRDNAGPQTAKTTRKFLDVSTSSPSRRSTPDPATSIITCFEHCGSICVKKNTKTTIISTTHYELDDFLS, via the exons ATGAGGACATTCGCATCAGATGAGAGAACGCTACGAGAAGAGAACGCAGACGGGCTAGACGATGAGGAAATGAGTAGACAATGGAGCGATGGGGAAATTTATGGCAGAGTCACTTGCAACATTGACACTACGAAATCGCTGGGCACAGCAATGGTGAG TTTGTTTCGAGAAATCTCTGGAATGGTTAATGGGATGTCAAACAATCAGCGTCAATCTTTACATGAAACAACTCCCAGAAGTCGCCTTGAAGTCGAACTGCTCCGTGACAACGCAGGTCCCCAAACGGCAAAGACGACGCGGAAATTTCTGGACGTGAG TACCTCCTCTCCCTCTAGAAGAAGCACCCCAGATCCTGCCACATCGATTATTACCTGTTTCGAGCATTGCGGAAGCATCTGcgtgaagaaaaatacaaagacCACGATCATCTCAACAACACACTACGAACTCGATGACTTTTTATCGTAG
- a CDS encoding hypothetical protein (NECATOR_CHRI.G1276.T2), whose amino-acid sequence MRTFASDERTLREENADGLDDEEMSRQWSDGEIYGRVTCNIDTTKSLGTAMAPDNYRNHMDEEVERFDWISASRKAVEMNR is encoded by the exons ATGAGGACATTCGCATCAGATGAGAGAACGCTACGAGAAGAGAACGCAGACGGGCTAGACGATGAGGAAATGAGTAGACAATGGAGCGATGGGGAAATTTATGGCAGAGTCACTTGCAACATTGACACTACGAAATCGCTGGGCACAGCAATG GCACCGGACAACTACCGCAACCACATGGACGAAGAAGTTGAGCGATTCGATTGGATTAGCGCATCCCGGAAAGCCGTCGAAATGAACCGTTGA